A DNA window from Helianthus annuus cultivar XRQ/B chromosome 15, HanXRQr2.0-SUNRISE, whole genome shotgun sequence contains the following coding sequences:
- the LOC110913985 gene encoding keratin, type II cytoskeletal 1-like, giving the protein MTRSEEANSHPVENRDDVKFLVTSAELKAIVNEAVDKALARQYSEFSETHSRTLSAPHAKPKNHSEVRNKPPPASPKPKKDEDRHSSNENSVHPKKLVVDETPRAKGCTRRMPPRRNNQLPTTEAGLQERISQAIAQHEVLRSKHNGEPELKRIERFIWGLAPQILSMMTTSKSLMISKAIDLSVALTEEAVMLGKFSSSDARKKEIHVESSGEHKRKFTNFKKHHHTGRSRYGKCENCVKVGHAREACWYGAGRRNGGSGGNGNGNRGGNGNQTGNRNQGGNGNFGGNGNRGGFGNQAGNGNRGGNNNQGGNRNDNGCGQGCFGCGEMGHFKRDFPKNNQACGRVFNIGAREAR; this is encoded by the exons ATGACTAGATCAGAGGAAGCCAATAGCCATCCGGTTGAGAACCGTGATGATGTAAAGTTCCTAGTAACCAGTGCCGAATTAAAAGCAATTGTAAATGAAGCAGTTGACAAAGCCTTAGCGCGACAGTATAGTGAATTCAGTGAAACCCACAGTAGAACCCTGTCTGCACCTCATGCTAAGCCAAAGAACCATTCTGAGGTTCGCAACAAGCCGCCACCTGCTTCTCCCAAACCTAAGAAAGATGAGGATCGTCATTCCtctaatgaaaacagtgttcaccctAAAAAGCTTGTGGTTGATGAAACCCCACGTGCTAAAGgctgcac AAGGAGAATGCCTCCTCGAAGGAACAATCAACTGCCCACGACCGAGGCAGGATtacaagagcgcatctcacaggccatCGCACAACATGAGGTCCTTCGCTCTAAACacaacggag AGCCGGAGTTGAAGAGGATAGAACGTTTCATCTGGGgtttggcacctcagattctgaGCATGATGACTACTTCTAAGTCTCTAATGATTTCCAAGGCTATTGACTTGAGCGTAGCACTTACTGAAGAAGCAGTCATGTTGGGCAAGTTCTCGAGTTCTGACGCAAGGAAGAAAGAGattcatgtggagtcgtctgggGAACACAAGAGAAAGTTCACTAACTTCAAGAAG CATCATCACACAGGACGATCTAGGTATGGGAAATGTGAGAACTGCGTCAAGGTAGGGCATGCCAGGGAGGCGTGCTGGTATGGTGCTGGACGAAGGAATGGAGGATCTGGTGgaaatggtaatggaaaccgcggTGGTAATGGGAATCAGACTGGGAATCGCAATCAAGGAGGAAATGGAAATTTCGGGGGCAATGGTAATCGTGGTGGTTTTGGAAATCAAGCTGGTAACGGAAACCGTGGTGGAAACAACAATCAGGGTGGAAACAGAAATGACAATGGTTGCGGTCAAGGTTGCTTTGGTTGTGGTGAAATGGGGCATTTTAAGCGGGATTTCCCAAAGAATAACCAAGCTTGTGGAAGAGTGTTCAAcattggagctagggaagctcgCTAG